Proteins co-encoded in one Candidatus Thiodictyon syntrophicum genomic window:
- a CDS encoding nitroreductase family protein, which yields MATPSAEALTRILSAARWAPSGDNTQPWRFEPRGAEVIIHGADTRDWCVYDLEGRASQLALGALLETIAIAASREGQTVAFDLLPAATDRHPSLRARFVTSEATPVDPLAAVIEERSTQRRPLSRAALRPADRAALDAAPGPGYRVVWIEGARPKARMARLLFLNAQVRLSIPEAYEVHKRIIHWGVGFSEDRIPDRALGLNPVAVSLMKWAMQSWGRVQFLNRWFAGTLLPRIEMDVLPALGCAAHFFLIAERPPAGLADYLAAGRSMQRLWLTATARGLQFQPAMTPLIFANYVRHGIAFTRDPAARSQAEQLKARLAAELGDEVLCRAVFAGRLGYGSAPRWRSIRRPLESLLTPPTPG from the coding sequence ATGGCCACACCCTCAGCCGAAGCACTCACGCGCATCCTGTCCGCCGCGCGCTGGGCACCCAGCGGCGATAACACCCAACCCTGGCGCTTCGAGCCCCGGGGAGCCGAGGTCATCATCCACGGCGCCGACACGCGCGACTGGTGTGTCTATGACCTGGAAGGCCGCGCCAGCCAACTCGCGCTCGGTGCCCTCCTGGAGACGATCGCCATCGCCGCATCCCGCGAGGGGCAGACGGTGGCGTTCGACCTCCTGCCCGCCGCAACCGACAGGCACCCCTCGCTCCGCGCCCGCTTTGTCACCTCAGAGGCGACCCCGGTGGACCCCTTGGCGGCCGTCATCGAGGAGCGCTCCACCCAGCGGCGCCCGCTCTCCCGGGCGGCGCTGCGCCCCGCGGACCGCGCCGCGCTGGACGCCGCGCCCGGTCCTGGTTACCGGGTCGTCTGGATCGAGGGCGCCCGACCCAAGGCGCGCATGGCGCGGCTGTTGTTCCTGAACGCGCAGGTACGCCTGAGCATCCCGGAGGCCTACGAGGTTCACAAGCGCATCATCCATTGGGGCGTCGGCTTCAGTGAGGACCGCATCCCGGACCGCGCCCTGGGCCTGAACCCCGTGGCGGTGTCCCTGATGAAATGGGCCATGCAGAGTTGGGGGCGGGTTCAGTTCCTCAACCGCTGGTTCGCGGGGACCCTGCTGCCGCGCATCGAGATGGACGTGCTGCCCGCCCTGGGCTGTGCCGCGCACTTCTTTCTCATCGCCGAGCGCCCCCCCGCGGGGCTCGCCGACTACCTTGCCGCGGGGCGCTCCATGCAGCGCCTGTGGTTGACCGCCACGGCCCGGGGGCTCCAGTTTCAGCCCGCGATGACCCCGCTGATCTTCGCCAACTATGTGCGGCACGGGATTGCCTTCACCCGCGATCCCGCGGCCCGGTCGCAAGCCGAACAGCTCAAGGCCCGGCTGGCGGCGGAACTCGGGGACGAGGTTTTGTGCCGCGCCGTCTTTGCCGGGCGCCTGGGCTACGGATCGGCCCCCCGGTGGCGTTCCATCCGCCGGCCGCTGGAGTCGCTCCTGACGCCGCCGACCCCTGGTTGA
- a CDS encoding GAF domain-containing protein, giving the protein MDNPWFDTLLDAATLLAHRGTLEEGLRDLAQLTADSLAAARCSVMLVHERDGEEEGDEAPGPQLRVCSHFGDLPADAYQPVAQQDQGVACHVLRTGRPLLIEDIHQSQFAASARQDPGASACLLSSPIAVGAEVIGVINLSGPRGRSCFSPRDLDLLQVFSLVVGQSIQVFQLQRLAESRLLQMAELLRQRDKARGRGVHPISPDPLRLTKMVAKNFYRELSTAGFGQNDIIAVASEVLSLLNDNITKHRSRMERERDRVRG; this is encoded by the coding sequence TTGGATAATCCATGGTTTGATACGCTGCTCGATGCCGCCACCCTGTTGGCGCACCGCGGCACCCTGGAGGAGGGACTGCGGGACCTGGCGCAACTGACCGCCGACTCATTGGCGGCGGCGCGCTGTTCAGTGATGTTGGTCCATGAGCGGGACGGGGAGGAAGAGGGGGATGAGGCCCCTGGCCCCCAGTTACGCGTCTGCTCCCATTTCGGCGATCTGCCGGCGGACGCCTACCAGCCGGTTGCACAGCAGGATCAAGGGGTTGCCTGCCATGTATTACGCACTGGGCGGCCGCTCCTGATCGAGGACATTCATCAGTCCCAGTTCGCGGCCAGCGCGCGGCAGGACCCGGGGGCGAGCGCCTGCCTGCTGTCGTCGCCGATCGCGGTGGGGGCCGAGGTGATCGGTGTCATCAACCTCAGCGGGCCGCGGGGGCGCTCCTGTTTCAGCCCGCGGGACCTGGACCTGCTCCAGGTCTTTTCGCTGGTCGTGGGGCAGTCTATTCAAGTGTTTCAACTGCAACGCCTGGCGGAGTCGCGGCTGTTGCAGATGGCCGAGCTCCTGCGCCAGCGTGACAAAGCGCGGGGCCGGGGCGTCCATCCCATCAGCCCTGATCCCTTGCGGTTGACCAAGATGGTGGCCAAGAACTTCTACCGCGAGTTATCCACCGCAGGCTTCGGCCAGAACGACATCATCGCGGTCGCGTCCGAGGTGTTGTCCCTACTCAACGACAACATCACGAAACACCGCTCCCGCATGGAGCGGGAGCGGGATCGGGTGCGCGGGTAA
- a CDS encoding PEP-CTERM/exosortase system-associated acyltransferase, with protein MTTDSRSVLADFPQFFSIRPALSEADRGETYRIRYRVYCQEFGYEPADRFPSRMETDEFDEVSAHCLITHIASGQAAGCVRICPASLAGAPHPLPFDKCCARSLDPEAMARVDAPRDHLCEASRFAVDGAFRRRSGEALTRFGEINSLGLSDPERRTFPLLSVTLMLAGLAMAERLGRPQIFAVMEPFLPRLLKRSGLVFRRMGRDVDHHGIRAVYLTDHQEFQRGLTGEFETLYQWILAELRGI; from the coding sequence ATGACGACGGATTCGCGGAGTGTCCTCGCCGACTTCCCGCAGTTTTTTTCCATCCGCCCCGCCCTCTCCGAGGCGGATCGCGGTGAGACCTACCGCATTCGTTATCGCGTCTACTGCCAGGAATTCGGTTATGAGCCCGCGGACCGCTTCCCCTCGCGGATGGAGACGGACGAGTTCGATGAGGTCTCCGCCCACTGCCTGATCACCCATATCGCCTCGGGCCAGGCCGCGGGCTGCGTCCGTATCTGCCCCGCCTCCTTGGCCGGCGCCCCCCATCCATTGCCCTTCGACAAATGCTGTGCCCGGAGTCTGGACCCGGAGGCCATGGCCCGGGTGGACGCGCCGCGCGACCACCTGTGCGAGGCCTCGCGCTTCGCCGTGGACGGGGCCTTTCGCCGCCGCTCCGGCGAGGCCCTGACCCGCTTTGGTGAAATCAATTCCCTGGGGCTGTCCGATCCGGAGCGGCGTACCTTTCCACTGCTGTCGGTGACGCTCATGCTGGCCGGGCTGGCGATGGCAGAACGGCTTGGGCGCCCGCAGATCTTCGCCGTCATGGAGCCCTTCCTGCCGCGCCTGCTCAAGCGCTCCGGGCTGGTCTTCCGCCGCATGGGTCGGGACGTCGATCACCACGGGATTCGTGCAGTCTATCTTACCGATCATCAAGAGTTCCAGCGCGGTCTGACCGGGGAGTTCGAGACCCTGTATCAGTGGATTCTGGCCGAGCTGCGGGGGATTTAG
- a CDS encoding DUF1269 domain-containing protein: protein MSNLIVVSFPEEQLAFELRAALVQMQKEYLIEMEDVVIVTKDAAGKIKLHQAMNLTAVGAATGGFWGLLIGMLFLNPLLGAAVGAGAGALSGRFTDLGIDDNFMKTLAEQFQPGCAAVFILVKKVTPDKVLAGLEQFKGKGKVIQTSLTKDEEQGLRAFLEAHPAQP, encoded by the coding sequence ATGAGCAATCTGATCGTCGTCTCGTTTCCCGAGGAACAACTGGCCTTTGAACTGCGCGCCGCGCTGGTGCAGATGCAGAAGGAGTATCTGATCGAGATGGAAGACGTGGTCATCGTGACCAAGGACGCGGCGGGCAAGATCAAGCTGCACCAGGCCATGAATCTGACCGCCGTGGGCGCCGCCACCGGTGGTTTCTGGGGGCTCCTGATCGGTATGCTGTTCCTGAATCCGCTCTTGGGGGCGGCGGTGGGCGCCGGTGCCGGGGCCCTGTCCGGGCGCTTTACCGACCTGGGGATCGACGATAACTTTATGAAGACCCTGGCCGAGCAGTTCCAGCCCGGCTGCGCCGCGGTCTTCATCCTGGTGAAGAAGGTCACGCCGGACAAGGTTCTGGCCGGTCTGGAGCAGTTCAAGGGCAAGGGCAAGGTCATCCAGACCTCGCTGACCAAGGATGAGGAGCAGGGGCTGCGCGCCTTCCTCGAGGCGCACCCCGCTCAACCCTAG
- a CDS encoding cyclic nucleotide-binding domain-containing protein, whose amino-acid sequence MFIEYVQGLLSSPRLCEGVAWARRGFNPADTLIAEGSRGESLFIVEEGRLAVLGWAQLQNQPGMEVLLTELSVGDVFGESSLVDDCPSLATIRALTPGSVLEINGAMLTVYLDDHPQQGYLFFKELLAAELANLARANRGVLELSTIGVRLRGLRGYP is encoded by the coding sequence ATGTTTATCGAGTATGTACAAGGGCTGTTGAGCAGCCCGCGGCTGTGCGAAGGCGTCGCCTGGGCGCGGCGGGGTTTCAACCCGGCCGACACCTTGATCGCCGAGGGCAGTCGCGGGGAGTCCTTGTTCATCGTCGAGGAGGGGCGGCTCGCCGTCCTGGGCTGGGCGCAGTTGCAGAACCAGCCAGGCATGGAGGTCCTGCTGACCGAATTAAGCGTCGGCGATGTGTTCGGCGAGTCGTCCCTGGTCGATGACTGCCCCAGCCTGGCGACCATCCGCGCCCTTACCCCGGGCAGCGTCCTGGAGATCAACGGGGCCATGCTCACCGTGTACCTGGACGACCACCCCCAGCAGGGCTATCTGTTCTTCAAGGAGTTGCTGGCCGCAGAACTGGCCAACCTGGCACGCGCTAACCGGGGGGTCCTGGAACTGTCGACGATCGGGGTCCGCTTGCGCGGCCTGCGGGGCTATCCCTGA
- a CDS encoding ThiF family adenylyltransferase, translating into MFDHSQAFTRNIGWLTEAELAALSTRRIAIAGLGGVGGSHLLTLCRLGIGGFHIADFDRFELVNFNRQAGASMSHLGRPKVEVMAEMALDINPTLALSRFAEGINEGNLDTFLSGMDIYIDGLDFFAMEAREQVFAACAAKGIPAITAAPLGWGVSLLTFLPGAMSFEDYFQMAGCSPAERLGRFMVGLSPEALQLGALVDPTRLDLARQAGPSTPVGCEFCAAMAAVTAVKLLLGRGTVEAAPTSIHIDGFSMRMATLSRPLGMREPAMQAALARLAGAHRT; encoded by the coding sequence ATGTTCGACCATTCGCAAGCCTTCACGCGCAACATCGGATGGCTGACCGAGGCCGAGTTGGCCGCCCTGAGCACCAGGCGCATCGCCATCGCGGGCCTCGGCGGGGTTGGGGGCAGCCACCTCCTGACCCTCTGTCGACTCGGTATCGGTGGCTTTCACATTGCCGACTTCGACCGCTTTGAACTCGTGAATTTCAATCGGCAGGCGGGCGCGTCCATGAGCCATCTGGGGCGGCCCAAGGTCGAGGTGATGGCCGAGATGGCGCTCGACATCAACCCCACCCTGGCCCTGTCACGGTTTGCCGAGGGGATCAACGAGGGAAACCTCGACACCTTTCTGAGCGGCATGGACATCTACATCGACGGACTCGATTTCTTTGCCATGGAGGCGCGTGAGCAGGTCTTCGCCGCCTGTGCCGCCAAGGGTATACCGGCGATCACCGCGGCCCCCCTGGGATGGGGTGTGTCGCTGCTCACCTTCCTGCCCGGGGCCATGAGCTTCGAGGACTATTTCCAGATGGCTGGATGCTCGCCGGCGGAGCGGCTGGGCCGCTTCATGGTTGGATTGTCGCCCGAGGCACTGCAACTGGGGGCCTTGGTGGACCCCACGCGGCTGGACCTCGCACGCCAGGCCGGGCCCTCGACCCCGGTCGGGTGCGAATTCTGCGCGGCCATGGCGGCCGTGACCGCGGTCAAGCTGCTGCTCGGTCGCGGCACCGTGGAGGCCGCGCCCACCTCGATCCATATCGACGGATTCTCGATGCGGATGGCTACCTTGTCGCGCCCGCTGGGGATGCGTGAACCGGCGATGCAGGCGGCCCTGGCGCGATTGGCCGGCGCCCACCGGACCTAG
- a CDS encoding Do family serine endopeptidase, which translates to MATEHTNQVRTHRTPTHHGKTLARGALAAAVALALAIGGGVAAQAPAPPAVAPVTTAAATPGAAAVVAPSMPSFADVAERVAPAVVNVTVVAAGMPEQRLRAHPGLPEGAPMDEFFKRFFEQPGMPHGAPGGRPTQGAGSGFVIDPTGLVVTNNHVIDGANEITVTLNDATKHKATVVGRDEKTDVALLKIDAGHPLPFVDLADSRSVRVGDWVLAVGNPFGLGGSVTAGIVSARGRDINSGPYDDYIQIDAPINRGNSGGPLFDGFGRVIGVNTAIYSPTGGNVGIGFAIPAETVKTVVAELRTGGRVERGWLGLQIQPVTEEIAAALGLTGTAGVLVADVLPDGPAAGSELKPGDVILKAGGQTIKDYKELPKLIAAAKAGTAMKLELVRAGTPQEITLKVGAMPGNEPQAKNDGQGAGDQGRAQLGLALAPLTPEVRRELGLPPGARGVFVARVQPGSPADEAGIEAGSLISMVGGQSVSTPAEVTEAVRAATAAKRGAVMLRVEKDGRPMFVAVPFKA; encoded by the coding sequence ATGGCGACTGAGCATACCAATCAAGTCCGCACCCACCGGACCCCGACGCATCACGGCAAGACCCTGGCCCGCGGCGCGCTCGCCGCCGCCGTCGCGCTCGCCCTGGCGATCGGCGGCGGCGTCGCCGCCCAAGCCCCGGCGCCGCCCGCCGTCGCGCCCGTCACGACCGCCGCGGCCACCCCCGGCGCTGCCGCCGTCGTCGCACCCTCCATGCCGAGCTTCGCGGACGTGGCCGAGCGGGTCGCCCCCGCCGTCGTCAACGTGACGGTCGTTGCGGCGGGCATGCCCGAGCAACGGCTGCGCGCCCACCCGGGCCTCCCCGAGGGGGCGCCGATGGACGAATTCTTCAAACGCTTCTTCGAGCAGCCCGGCATGCCGCATGGGGCGCCCGGCGGCCGCCCCACCCAGGGCGCCGGCTCGGGCTTCGTCATCGACCCCACCGGGCTCGTGGTCACCAACAACCATGTGATCGACGGCGCCAATGAGATCACCGTCACCCTGAACGACGCCACCAAGCACAAGGCCACCGTCGTGGGCCGAGACGAGAAGACCGATGTGGCCCTGCTCAAGATCGACGCGGGCCACCCCCTGCCCTTCGTCGATCTGGCCGACTCCCGATCGGTGCGGGTCGGTGACTGGGTGCTGGCGGTCGGTAACCCCTTCGGCCTGGGCGGGTCCGTCACCGCCGGCATCGTCTCGGCGCGCGGGCGTGACATCAACTCCGGCCCCTATGATGACTACATCCAGATCGACGCACCCATCAACCGCGGTAACTCCGGTGGTCCCCTGTTCGACGGCTTCGGCCGGGTGATCGGCGTCAACACCGCCATCTACTCACCCACCGGCGGGAACGTCGGCATCGGCTTCGCAATCCCCGCGGAGACGGTCAAGACGGTGGTGGCGGAACTGCGCACCGGCGGCCGCGTCGAGCGCGGCTGGCTCGGGCTCCAGATCCAGCCGGTGACCGAGGAGATCGCCGCCGCGCTGGGCCTCACCGGCACTGCCGGTGTCCTGGTGGCCGACGTCCTCCCGGACGGCCCCGCCGCCGGCAGCGAGCTCAAGCCCGGTGACGTGATCCTCAAGGCCGGCGGCCAGACCATCAAGGACTACAAGGAGTTGCCCAAGCTGATCGCCGCCGCCAAGGCCGGGACCGCGATGAAACTGGAACTGGTGCGGGCCGGCACCCCGCAGGAGATCACCCTCAAGGTCGGCGCCATGCCCGGCAACGAGCCCCAGGCCAAGAACGACGGCCAGGGCGCGGGCGACCAAGGCCGTGCGCAACTCGGGCTCGCCCTGGCGCCGCTTACCCCCGAGGTCCGGCGCGAGTTGGGGCTGCCCCCCGGTGCCCGCGGCGTCTTCGTCGCCCGGGTCCAGCCCGGGAGTCCCGCCGACGAGGCCGGGATCGAGGCCGGCAGCCTCATCTCGATGGTCGGCGGTCAGTCGGTCAGCACCCCCGCCGAGGTCACCGAGGCGGTGCGCGCCGCCACCGCCGCCAAACGCGGCGCCGTCATGCTGCGGGTCGAGAAGGACGGCCGCCCCATGTTCGTTGCGGTACCCTTCAAGGCCTGA